A genomic segment from Pseudomonadota bacterium encodes:
- a CDS encoding glycosyltransferase family 4 protein — translation MQVITAFWVGGAEEVAVSLAVGLRQRGHDSCVVAVKTPKIANRVGDDQKKRLSGASVEFLEIGGSHVRLNSLTAPFRLASFCRAWNPDIVHSHTDIPDFILSLAGRVTDITPARTIHNTTLWPTHRLMGWVSESNFRDDLIVHISDGARDAYKKLRQGYGLPESRIQVKIPNGIRKISEKECFDRPALVGEFGADAEKILFCFAGRFMPQKGFDILLDAFERLPEEMLEKFELHAFGDGEEKSACADRAAERRLPVFFHPPVPGIGRLFPAFDAVIMPSRFEGHSLVALESLAAGVPVIGTSAPGLKDTLPPEWPLKVPVENATALGNLIADFVNGAFDKGQLREIAARWGENFTVDKMVEAYGTAYINYLSLKKRLTKRE, via the coding sequence ATGCAGGTCATAACGGCGTTTTGGGTGGGCGGCGCCGAGGAAGTGGCCGTCAGCCTGGCGGTTGGCTTAAGACAGCGGGGGCACGACTCTTGCGTGGTGGCGGTGAAGACGCCCAAGATCGCCAATAGGGTGGGTGACGATCAGAAGAAACGCCTTTCCGGGGCAAGCGTGGAATTCTTGGAAATTGGCGGGTCTCATGTCCGCCTGAACAGTCTAACCGCCCCCTTCCGACTAGCGTCTTTCTGTCGCGCGTGGAATCCGGACATCGTGCACTCCCACACGGATATACCGGATTTCATCCTCTCTCTGGCGGGGCGCGTGACGGATATCACGCCTGCGAGGACCATTCACAACACCACGCTGTGGCCGACGCACCGTCTAATGGGGTGGGTCTCTGAATCGAATTTTCGCGATGACTTAATTGTCCATATCTCCGATGGCGCAAGGGATGCTTACAAAAAGCTCCGACAAGGATATGGGCTTCCGGAATCCCGGATACAAGTGAAAATTCCCAATGGTATTCGCAAAATATCCGAGAAAGAATGTTTTGACCGCCCTGCGCTGGTTGGCGAATTTGGCGCAGACGCCGAAAAGATCCTGTTTTGTTTTGCCGGACGGTTCATGCCTCAAAAGGGTTTCGACATCCTTCTTGACGCATTTGAACGCTTGCCGGAAGAAATGTTGGAAAAGTTCGAGCTGCATGCTTTTGGCGACGGCGAAGAAAAGAGCGCCTGCGCCGATCGAGCGGCCGAACGACGGTTGCCCGTCTTTTTCCACCCGCCGGTACCTGGAATCGGCCGCCTTTTTCCCGCCTTCGATGCCGTCATTATGCCGTCGCGTTTTGAAGGGCATAGTCTTGTTGCCCTCGAGAGTCTGGCCGCCGGCGTCCCCGTAATCGGCACATCCGCTCCTGGCTTGAAAGACACCCTCCCGCCGGAGTGGCCGCTTAAAGTGCCGGTTGAGAACGCCACGGCACTTGGAAATCTGATCGCGGATTTCGTGAATGGTGCTTTCGATAAGGGGCAACTTCGCGAGATAGCGGCGCGCTGGGGCGAGAATTTCACGGTGGACAAGATGGTTGAAGCTTACGGCACGGCGTATATAAATTATCTATCCCTCAAAAAGCGCCTCACGAAGAGAGAGTGA
- a CDS encoding methyltransferase domain-containing protein — protein sequence MRVLNIGCGTKTSDRCVNIDWSPYLRIKKNKFFRALVVPFLNEKRRQRLSLLSDNVMAHDLRKGIPFPDASVDAVYHSHILEHIDREDVLSFQKEIYRALKPRGIQRICVPDLETLARNYLTSLERCRADEAMLGKHDGHIADMFEQCVRRESFGTKHQPPMQRYLENLILGDARKRGETHQWMYDACNLRFILGQAGFQDIATRGFNESDIPDWQSFGLEVDEEGNEYKPGSLYVECTR from the coding sequence ATGCGGGTGCTAAATATAGGGTGTGGCACGAAGACTTCCGATCGGTGCGTTAACATCGACTGGTCTCCCTATCTTCGGATAAAGAAAAATAAGTTTTTTCGTGCGCTCGTTGTGCCGTTCCTTAATGAGAAACGGCGGCAGCGCCTGAGCCTGCTATCGGACAACGTGATGGCCCATGATTTAAGAAAGGGCATCCCGTTTCCAGATGCAAGCGTAGACGCCGTTTATCATTCTCATATCCTTGAACATATTGATCGCGAGGATGTCCTTTCCTTTCAAAAAGAAATTTATCGCGCGTTGAAGCCGCGCGGCATTCAACGAATCTGTGTGCCGGATCTGGAAACCCTTGCGCGAAACTATTTAACCAGCCTGGAGCGTTGCAGGGCAGATGAAGCCATGCTCGGCAAGCACGACGGTCATATCGCAGATATGTTTGAGCAGTGCGTTCGAAGGGAATCCTTTGGCACGAAGCATCAACCGCCCATGCAGAGGTATTTGGAAAATCTAATCTTGGGAGATGCGCGCAAGCGTGGAGAGACGCATCAATGGATGTACGACGCGTGCAATTTACGATTTATTCTAGGGCAAGCCGGATTTCAGGACATCGCCACCCGTGGTTTTAACGAAAGCGATATTCCAGACTGGCAATCTTTCGGCCTTGAGGTGGATGAAGAGGGAAACGAATATAAGCCGGGGTCCTTGTACGTTGAATGCACAAGATAG
- a CDS encoding O-antigen ligase family protein, whose product MNAGTFLFWSLGTLIALSPLPLGGNRPWAWALLGLGVGFLVVLWAVAAFRNAALAPIEWRRSRLIVVPFAVLVFWFLAQASGGMPEAWHHPLWREASGALNAPLAGAISLNPEASRQAVLRLLTYGGVFWLAFQLGRNEKRARNIFWIVAMAGLAYAIYGLVAHLGGSQKILWYPKWAYQDSLTSTFVNRNHYATYAGVTLLACLALLLAEIRRIRRHSPIAAEDTLGFFDACGFRFYFLIVACGILFTALLLSHSRGGFLSAAVGIGTFAVVAGMRLREQRRSIEVLPMAVGGMLALSLLAAILAVSGKEVFNRLGDAAKTDRLAIYERTLEGIGDRPFLGFGLDTFKESFRLYRDEGFRFYVDTIDHAHNTYLELAMGGGLPAFALLLFLAGYVTLLCFLGALRRRRNAIFPAAGVAVTALVGVHALADFSLQIPAVAITYLGLLGVASAQSWSAREEAVSPS is encoded by the coding sequence TTGAACGCGGGCACCTTCCTTTTCTGGTCGCTCGGCACACTGATTGCGCTTTCGCCGTTGCCGCTCGGCGGCAACCGGCCGTGGGCATGGGCGCTGCTTGGCCTTGGCGTCGGGTTTCTCGTCGTGCTTTGGGCAGTAGCGGCCTTCCGGAACGCTGCGCTCGCCCCGATCGAATGGCGGCGTTCCCGCCTGATCGTCGTTCCCTTCGCCGTCCTGGTTTTCTGGTTCCTGGCGCAGGCAAGCGGGGGGATGCCGGAAGCCTGGCACCACCCGCTTTGGCGGGAGGCTTCGGGGGCGCTGAATGCGCCGCTTGCCGGCGCCATCAGCCTGAACCCGGAGGCGAGCAGGCAAGCCGTGCTGCGGCTGCTCACCTATGGCGGCGTTTTCTGGCTTGCCTTCCAGCTCGGCCGCAACGAGAAGCGCGCCAGGAACATCTTCTGGATCGTCGCAATGGCCGGGCTTGCCTATGCGATCTATGGCCTCGTCGCACATCTCGGCGGCAGCCAGAAAATTCTCTGGTACCCGAAATGGGCGTATCAGGATTCGCTAACCAGCACCTTCGTCAATCGTAACCACTACGCGACCTACGCCGGCGTTACCTTGCTCGCCTGTCTCGCCCTTCTGCTCGCTGAAATCCGGCGCATCCGGCGTCACAGCCCGATCGCGGCCGAGGACACTTTGGGATTTTTCGACGCGTGCGGCTTCCGCTTCTATTTCCTGATCGTTGCCTGCGGAATTCTTTTTACCGCCCTCCTGCTCAGCCATTCCCGCGGCGGATTCCTGAGCGCCGCGGTCGGGATCGGCACCTTCGCCGTCGTCGCCGGCATGCGGCTGCGCGAGCAGCGGCGCTCGATTGAAGTCCTGCCCATGGCGGTGGGGGGCATGTTGGCCTTAAGCCTCCTCGCCGCCATCCTTGCCGTCAGCGGAAAGGAAGTCTTCAACCGGCTGGGCGACGCCGCGAAGACCGATCGGCTGGCGATTTACGAACGCACGCTGGAGGGCATCGGGGACCGACCCTTCCTCGGCTTTGGCCTCGACACCTTCAAGGAAAGTTTCCGTCTTTACCGGGACGAGGGCTTTCGGTTTTACGTCGATACAATCGACCATGCCCACAACACCTACTTGGAACTCGCAATGGGGGGCGGCCTGCCGGCCTTCGCGCTTCTCCTCTTTCTGGCCGGCTACGTAACGCTTCTCTGTTTCCTGGGCGCCTTGCGCCGCCGACGGAACGCGATTTTCCCGGCCGCGGGCGTTGCCGTCACGGCGTTGGTTGGTGTGCACGCCTTGGCGGATTTCAGCCTCCAGATTCCGGCTGTCGCCATCACCTATCTCGGGTTGCTGGGCGTTGCCTCGGCCCAGTCCTGGTCGGCGCGCGAGGAAGCGGTTTCGCCTTCCTAA
- a CDS encoding metallophosphoesterase → MRQDFPSLARRAAASEKETRPPEGTVVYAIGDIHGRADLLGELQAKIRTDAGAREGPRKVIVYLGDYVDRGLQSREVLDRLLDETLPGFLSVPLKGNHEEALLKFLDDIDIAPGWFSYGGDTTLYSYGVEVPRPPLTAEKLLGTQAEFLRKLPNRHLAFLRGLRLYHEEGDYYFAHAGARPGRALGDQAEEDLLWIRDEFLFSAYDFGKIIVHGHTIAPDPEFQPNRIGIDTGAFASGRLTCLVLDGAERQILQTG, encoded by the coding sequence ATGCGCCAGGATTTTCCCAGCCTTGCCCGCCGGGCGGCCGCGTCGGAGAAAGAAACCCGTCCGCCCGAGGGGACCGTCGTTTACGCCATCGGCGACATCCACGGCCGGGCGGATTTGCTTGGGGAATTGCAGGCAAAAATCCGGACGGATGCCGGCGCGCGCGAGGGGCCGCGCAAGGTCATCGTCTATCTCGGCGACTATGTGGATCGCGGCCTGCAATCGCGCGAGGTGCTCGACCGTCTGCTTGATGAGACGCTTCCCGGCTTTCTCTCCGTTCCCCTCAAGGGCAACCACGAAGAGGCGCTGCTGAAATTTCTCGACGACATCGACATCGCTCCCGGCTGGTTCTCGTACGGCGGGGATACGACCCTTTACAGCTATGGCGTAGAGGTGCCGCGTCCGCCGCTCACGGCGGAGAAACTATTGGGCACCCAGGCCGAATTCCTGCGCAAGCTGCCGAACCGCCATCTCGCCTTCCTGCGCGGCCTTCGCCTTTACCACGAGGAAGGGGACTATTATTTCGCCCACGCCGGCGCCCGGCCGGGGCGCGCGCTGGGCGACCAGGCGGAAGAGGACCTGCTCTGGATCCGGGACGAATTCCTGTTCTCGGCCTATGACTTCGGGAAAATCATCGTGCACGGCCATACGATCGCGCCGGACCCGGAGTTCCAGCCAAACCGGATCGGCATCGACACCGGCGCCTTCGCCAGCGGACGGCTCACCTGCCTCGTCCTCGATGGCGCCGAACGGCAGATCTTGCAAACCGGGTAG
- a CDS encoding undecaprenyl-phosphate glucose phosphotransferase, translated as MRSRTISTDLQTFLMGALRVGDACVVAATGILAYWLREADFDLPTNYQAALAAGVLLTINYFHFARLYNFSDITVPIPQFGRLAFTWIVVLATLVFIAYFTKSSEDYSRIWAALWFSFSFVGFLFLRFLALLQTRRWRRTGDLTLNAAVVGAGPLGEALARHLMQGAASGIRLVGFFDDARASLPEKVGEFPVLGTVADLPAYSQTHKVDEVIVAIPWSEGENLLGVLKKLRTLPLSIYLCPEIVNAPIPIHKIDRVAGWPMLTVQERPLSGWDLVTKTVEDLVLGSLLLLLLSPAMLLIAAVIKLDSPGPVIFSQRRYGFYNNPIHVYKFRTMCHTKESASAAKAEGDVAQARRGDPRITRVGAFLRRTSLDELPQLINVLQRRMSLVGPRPHAVVHNQQYAAIIDDYLGRHRMKPGITGWAQVNGLRGETDTFEKMRRRVQYDLYYVDNWSLFFDIKILFLTFLVPFMQENAY; from the coding sequence TTGCGTTCGAGGACGATTTCGACCGACCTGCAGACGTTCCTGATGGGCGCGCTGCGGGTGGGAGATGCCTGCGTCGTCGCCGCGACCGGCATTCTCGCCTACTGGCTCCGCGAAGCGGATTTCGACTTGCCGACAAACTATCAGGCCGCCCTTGCCGCCGGCGTTCTGCTGACGATCAACTACTTTCATTTCGCGCGGCTTTATAACTTCTCCGATATTACCGTGCCGATTCCTCAATTCGGCCGCCTGGCGTTTACCTGGATCGTCGTTCTCGCGACGCTGGTTTTTATCGCCTACTTCACGAAGTCGTCGGAGGACTATTCGCGCATCTGGGCGGCGCTTTGGTTTTCCTTCAGCTTCGTCGGTTTTCTTTTTTTACGTTTTCTCGCCCTTCTGCAAACCCGCCGCTGGCGAAGAACGGGCGATTTGACCCTGAACGCCGCCGTCGTCGGCGCCGGGCCGCTTGGCGAAGCGCTGGCCAGACACTTGATGCAGGGCGCGGCGTCGGGCATACGGCTGGTCGGCTTCTTCGACGACGCGAGGGCGTCCTTGCCCGAGAAGGTGGGCGAATTTCCGGTGCTCGGCACGGTCGCGGATTTGCCGGCCTATAGCCAGACGCACAAGGTGGACGAAGTCATCGTCGCCATTCCCTGGTCGGAGGGTGAAAATTTGCTGGGCGTCCTGAAGAAGCTGCGCACGCTTCCCTTGAGTATCTACCTCTGCCCGGAAATCGTGAACGCCCCCATCCCCATTCACAAGATCGACCGGGTGGCCGGGTGGCCAATGCTGACGGTTCAGGAACGGCCCTTGAGCGGCTGGGACCTCGTCACCAAAACCGTCGAGGACCTGGTTCTCGGAAGCTTGCTCCTGCTCCTGCTTTCGCCGGCCATGCTCCTGATCGCAGCCGTCATCAAGCTGGACAGCCCCGGCCCTGTCATCTTCAGCCAGCGGCGGTACGGCTTCTACAACAACCCGATCCACGTCTACAAATTCCGGACGATGTGCCACACGAAGGAAAGCGCGTCGGCGGCGAAGGCCGAAGGCGACGTTGCCCAGGCGCGGCGGGGGGACCCCCGGATAACGCGGGTCGGCGCCTTCCTGCGTCGCACCAGTCTCGACGAACTGCCGCAGCTGATCAACGTGTTGCAGCGCCGCATGTCGCTGGTCGGCCCGCGGCCGCACGCCGTCGTCCATAACCAGCAATACGCCGCCATCATCGACGATTATCTCGGCAGGCACCGCATGAAACCGGGCATCACGGGCTGGGCGCAAGTAAACGGCTTGCGCGGAGAGACGGACACCTTCGAAAAAATGCGGCGCCGGGTGCAGTACGACCTTTACTACGTGGACAACTGGTCGCTTTTTTTCGACATCAAGATTCTTTTTCTGACCTTTCTCGTACCCTTCATGCAGGAAAACGCCTATTGA
- a CDS encoding polysaccharide biosynthesis tyrosine autokinase has product MADIRQLRGTPPASPSAPTFGEAEGDELDLVYLLGVLRRRKYLIAGIVFLITSFTALFVSQITPLYRAEALLVLEENQSNVLNIDAVTRGMRTDYYTNETEAAVIGSRALAVKAVKRLNLVEDPMFNPFLVPPQPSLWAAIGVWLFGKAEEKDWTSGMTPEAVENYTLELVTDYYLADLYVQPSLTSRIMSVGYSSTDPATAARLANAAAEIYILDQLETRGAATVRATDWLNERVEQLRLRVIESERRFDVFRRESGIVEVGSTNVYQQQLAELSTQLIASRGQRAEAEAREQQIRQLMASSGNIESAAAVIDSPLIQKLREQEAELLRKVSELKTQFREGHPKLLLAQNEIGDLREKIANEVNKIARNIGYELEIARVREANLQTEVRNLQHRIEEQAEAEANLNSLESEIKANKQLYETVLARFKETKVQDEDLIQANARVISPAVEPSRPYYPKKRLMVMAALFASLVAGIALAFMLEYLDSGFRTAEQLENVTGQPVLGIFPYLRDGKVPYLEAVDRPNSIFGEAVRRLRTSLALSDVHGRPKTLMVTSSVPGEGKTSLAVALAASAAKSGQKCVLVDCDLRHPSVHRVMELANDRGLSTHLTGQASLGDVLEVDLRSGLRVIPAGPIVPHPADLLGLQEMRGLIHRLEELFDFVVLDAPPLLAVSDALVLTRGVNKVIFVVRWAKTDRNTVKAALRQLLEAGGEVAGLVLSLVDIRKGAPYGLGSSGRAYYEGYDRYYKEI; this is encoded by the coding sequence ATGGCCGACATTCGTCAATTGCGGGGCACGCCGCCGGCTTCGCCCTCCGCGCCGACGTTCGGCGAAGCCGAGGGGGACGAGCTCGACCTCGTCTACCTCTTGGGCGTGCTGCGCCGGCGCAAATACCTAATCGCCGGCATCGTGTTCCTGATCACCAGCTTCACGGCACTTTTCGTCAGCCAGATCACGCCGCTTTACCGGGCGGAGGCGTTGCTGGTTCTCGAAGAGAACCAAAGCAACGTCTTGAACATTGACGCCGTCACCAGGGGAATGCGCACGGACTATTACACGAACGAGACGGAGGCCGCCGTCATCGGCTCGCGCGCCCTTGCCGTCAAGGCGGTGAAGCGGCTCAACCTTGTCGAAGATCCGATGTTCAACCCTTTCCTGGTGCCGCCGCAACCAAGCCTTTGGGCCGCGATCGGGGTCTGGCTGTTCGGCAAGGCCGAGGAAAAGGACTGGACAAGCGGCATGACACCCGAAGCGGTCGAGAACTACACGCTTGAGCTTGTGACGGATTACTACCTTGCCGACCTTTACGTCCAGCCCTCGCTCACCTCGCGGATCATGTCGGTCGGCTATTCGTCCACGGATCCTGCCACCGCGGCCAGGCTCGCGAACGCCGCGGCTGAAATCTACATCCTGGACCAGCTCGAGACGCGCGGCGCCGCCACCGTCCGGGCGACGGACTGGCTGAACGAGCGCGTGGAGCAACTGCGCCTTCGCGTCATCGAATCGGAGCGTCGCTTCGATGTGTTTCGCCGCGAGTCCGGCATCGTCGAGGTCGGCAGCACGAACGTCTACCAGCAGCAACTTGCCGAACTCAGCACACAATTGATCGCATCGCGCGGGCAGCGGGCCGAGGCCGAGGCGCGCGAGCAGCAAATCCGGCAATTAATGGCTTCTTCCGGCAACATCGAATCCGCCGCTGCCGTTATCGATTCGCCGCTCATCCAGAAATTGCGCGAGCAGGAAGCGGAACTTCTCCGCAAGGTTTCCGAGCTTAAGACCCAGTTCCGGGAAGGGCATCCAAAGCTTCTGTTGGCCCAGAACGAGATCGGCGACCTTCGCGAGAAAATCGCGAACGAGGTGAACAAGATCGCCCGCAACATCGGGTATGAACTTGAAATCGCCCGCGTGCGCGAGGCGAATTTGCAGACGGAAGTCAGGAATCTGCAACACCGCATCGAGGAGCAGGCCGAGGCGGAAGCGAACCTGAATTCGCTGGAGAGCGAAATCAAGGCGAACAAACAGCTCTATGAGACGGTTCTTGCCCGCTTCAAGGAAACGAAGGTGCAGGACGAGGATCTGATTCAGGCGAACGCGCGGGTGATTTCGCCCGCCGTCGAACCCAGCCGGCCTTACTACCCGAAGAAACGGCTGATGGTGATGGCCGCCCTTTTTGCCTCCCTTGTCGCCGGCATCGCGCTTGCCTTCATGCTGGAATATCTCGACTCCGGCTTCCGCACGGCCGAGCAACTGGAAAACGTGACGGGTCAACCGGTGTTGGGGATTTTCCCCTATCTTCGGGACGGCAAGGTGCCGTATCTCGAGGCGGTCGACCGTCCGAACAGCATCTTCGGCGAGGCGGTCCGCCGCCTCCGCACCTCGCTTGCGCTTTCCGACGTTCACGGGAGGCCGAAAACGCTGATGGTCACCTCTTCCGTGCCGGGCGAAGGGAAGACATCGCTTGCCGTCGCCCTCGCCGCGTCGGCGGCGAAGTCGGGGCAGAAATGCGTTCTTGTCGATTGCGACCTTCGGCACCCGAGCGTCCATCGCGTCATGGAACTTGCGAACGATCGGGGCTTGAGTACCCATCTCACCGGCCAAGCCAGCCTCGGCGACGTGCTGGAGGTCGACTTGCGTTCCGGCTTGCGCGTGATTCCGGCGGGGCCCATCGTGCCGCACCCGGCCGATCTTCTGGGCTTGCAGGAGATGCGCGGCCTGATCCACCGGCTGGAGGAACTTTTTGATTTTGTGGTGCTGGATGCGCCGCCGCTGCTTGCCGTGTCTGACGCGCTGGTGCTGACGCGCGGCGTGAACAAGGTTATTTTCGTAGTGCGTTGGGCGAAGACGGACCGCAACACGGTCAAGGCGGCTTTAAGGCAATTGCTTGAAGCCGGCGGCGAGGTGGCCGGCTTGGTCTTGAGCCTCGTCGATATCCGCAAGGGCGCCCCTTACGGATTAGGCTCTTCCGGCCGCGCCTATTACGAGGGCTACGACCGGTATTACAAGGAAATTTGA
- a CDS encoding O-antigen ligase family protein — MTLANVRDRLALFILSCYLILNYGFMILRVPPSVGAPFGELLLLCYLLWLTDVRFLPRFSHALVLPPFLLWWSLGFGQLLVNTPAHGMWAFRDATHVIESLFLWVGFVFATKEANIERFFRWLPRLLVIGVVYGLTFPFSDFFQNLSPAIISPAGNNVTILFQYVNSSVMLLMAAAYLMIIRPKTIAIGPMLLASLLLAFVVAFFQARTVYLQVLAMLLLFAWQYRSSFAKMSSSLAVGMVAFLVVSALGIQFTGRIGGPISFEFMIAHFATIMGKGSGELAGAAGGVDLRIGWWVDIWERVTSSFGNLFFGLGYGEPLVKFVNLEGSIVREPHNSYISVFARIGAVGLFAFVWMHIVLVLLWSRAFRLCRRAKYRVGQERLLTLFVFFLLIWIFAIGEDALEKPFNTIPYYFFWGVIVHYSLNLRAKLKAPLRHRRPLRTLLQGQIQGHPSRP, encoded by the coding sequence TTGACTCTCGCAAACGTTCGAGACCGGTTGGCTCTTTTCATTCTCTCTTGTTACCTGATTCTCAACTATGGCTTCATGATTCTGCGCGTGCCGCCAAGCGTTGGCGCGCCGTTCGGCGAGCTGTTGTTGCTGTGCTATCTTCTGTGGCTTACCGATGTGCGGTTTTTACCGCGCTTTTCACACGCGCTAGTCCTGCCGCCTTTTCTCCTTTGGTGGAGCCTTGGGTTCGGGCAGCTTTTAGTCAATACGCCAGCGCATGGAATGTGGGCGTTTCGCGACGCCACGCATGTCATCGAATCTCTTTTTCTTTGGGTTGGTTTTGTTTTTGCGACCAAGGAAGCAAATATCGAGCGTTTCTTCCGGTGGCTTCCCCGGCTGCTTGTGATTGGTGTTGTGTACGGCTTGACTTTTCCCTTCAGCGACTTTTTTCAGAACCTTTCGCCCGCGATAATCTCGCCCGCCGGAAATAATGTCACGATCCTCTTCCAGTACGTAAACTCGTCAGTCATGCTGTTGATGGCGGCAGCGTATCTCATGATTATCCGGCCGAAAACGATCGCTATCGGGCCTATGCTGCTGGCGTCGCTGCTGCTTGCCTTTGTCGTCGCCTTCTTCCAGGCGCGGACGGTTTACCTTCAGGTGCTCGCAATGCTGCTGCTGTTTGCCTGGCAGTACCGCAGCTCCTTCGCAAAAATGTCTTCTTCTCTGGCCGTGGGCATGGTTGCTTTTCTCGTCGTTTCCGCGTTGGGCATTCAGTTTACCGGCCGTATCGGAGGCCCCATATCCTTCGAATTCATGATCGCGCATTTTGCGACGATCATGGGCAAAGGCAGCGGCGAATTGGCGGGGGCGGCTGGGGGCGTGGACCTTCGTATCGGATGGTGGGTCGATATCTGGGAACGGGTCACGTCCAGTTTTGGAAACCTGTTTTTTGGCTTGGGCTACGGCGAGCCGCTGGTCAAATTCGTCAACCTGGAAGGTTCGATCGTTCGCGAACCGCACAATTCCTACATCTCGGTTTTTGCCCGCATCGGCGCGGTCGGTCTCTTCGCCTTTGTTTGGATGCATATAGTGCTTGTGCTGTTGTGGTCGCGCGCCTTTCGACTGTGCCGTCGGGCGAAATATCGTGTTGGGCAAGAGCGGCTGCTGACCCTTTTCGTCTTTTTCCTTCTAATCTGGATTTTTGCGATCGGCGAGGATGCCTTAGAGAAGCCCTTTAACACGATTCCCTATTATTTCTTTTGGGGGGTCATCGTTCATTATTCTCTTAACCTTCGGGCAAAACTAAAGGCGCCGCTTCGTCACCGGCGGCCACTGCGTACGCTTCTTCAAGGCCAAATCCAGGGGCATCCTTCTCGTCCGTAA
- a CDS encoding nucleotidyltransferase family protein: MPDRAATERNGETGFWRLVTRPETASLAVATPELLRRFGDLLSPAFAREALCVAEARAGRPLLAPEAAEKSLLYNRFLRHNQLRWVREIGQAGFDVVYLKGFAAAHTLYENPDARTVGDLDLLIREADLDRLIRFLAGRGFRFGGGARSPWGFISKTSFLPFVSADGSANLDLHIAPDAYPATLALSTEALFAESQKIEAAGLVLRVPSAEHGFFLLLTNAAKVAFGPLSVRKTVDAICLLRRVKTLDWDRLGRLAAKGRLAKPLRAYLALLRHLGAETAGVPDALMAPFRGLAAAELGRLLHRYDTLFAKAPGRFETLRTELLLGGELRVGLYRNWLRLRGLVRPYGGRPPEKGIGFWR, encoded by the coding sequence GTGCCGGACCGCGCCGCGACCGAACGCAACGGAGAGACCGGCTTCTGGCGGCTCGTCACGCGCCCGGAGACGGCTTCCCTCGCCGTCGCCACGCCCGAGCTTTTGCGCCGTTTCGGCGATCTCCTTTCCCCGGCCTTCGCGCGCGAGGCGCTCTGTGTCGCCGAAGCGCGGGCGGGCAGACCGCTCCTTGCCCCGGAAGCGGCGGAGAAGAGCCTGCTCTACAACCGCTTTCTCCGGCACAACCAGTTGCGCTGGGTGCGCGAGATCGGGCAGGCCGGCTTCGATGTCGTTTATCTCAAAGGCTTCGCCGCGGCGCACACGCTTTACGAGAACCCGGACGCGCGCACGGTCGGCGATCTCGACCTCCTTATCCGGGAGGCGGACCTCGACCGGCTCATCCGGTTTCTGGCCGGTCGCGGCTTCCGGTTCGGAGGCGGCGCGCGTTCGCCCTGGGGCTTCATCTCGAAGACCAGCTTCCTTCCCTTCGTTTCCGCGGACGGTTCCGCCAACCTCGACCTCCATATCGCCCCCGACGCCTACCCGGCGACGCTTGCGCTTTCAACCGAAGCGCTGTTCGCCGAATCGCAAAAGATCGAGGCGGCCGGCCTGGTGTTGCGCGTTCCCTCCGCCGAGCATGGCTTCTTTCTGCTGCTGACGAACGCCGCGAAGGTGGCCTTCGGGCCGCTCAGCGTGCGCAAGACCGTGGACGCGATTTGCCTGCTTCGGCGCGTGAAAACCCTCGATTGGGATCGGCTGGGGCGGCTGGCGGCAAAGGGCCGCCTGGCCAAGCCGTTGCGCGCCTACTTAGCCCTTCTGCGCCACCTCGGGGCCGAAACCGCGGGCGTGCCGGACGCCCTTATGGCGCCCTTCCGTGGGCTTGCCGCGGCCGAGCTTGGCCGCCTCCTGCACCGCTACGACACGCTCTTTGCGAAAGCGCCCGGCCGGTTCGAAACCTTGCGAACCGAGCTTCTTCTGGGGGGCGAGCTTCGCGTCGGGCTTTACCGGAACTGGCTTCGCCTGCGAGGTCTCGTCCGGCCTTATGGCGGGCGGCCACCCGAAAAGGGAATCGGTTTCTGGCGTTGA